A segment of the Acidimicrobiales bacterium genome:
GACGCAGGCGGCCCACCGGCCGACGAGGTCCCGAGCGGGTCGTAGCGGTGGTGGTCGTCGGGCTCACCGGCGGCATCGGTTCGGGAAAGTCGACAGTCGCCGCCGCCCTGGCCGAGCGCGGGGCGGTGATCGTCGACTCCGACCAGCTGGCGCGGGAGTCGATGGCCCAGGGCGGCGGCGCCTATGCAGCCGTTCTCGCCCGCTTCGGTCCTGAGGTGGCGGGGCCGGACGGTGCCATCGACCGGTCCCGCCTCGCTGCGCTGGTGTTCGCCGATCCGGCGGCGCGAGCCGAGCTCGAGGCCATCGTGCATCCGGTCGTGCGAGCCGGCGTGGCGGCCCGGGTCGCGGCCGAGGCCGGCACCGGCAGGGTGGTGGTGGTCGACGTGCCGCTCCTCGCCGAGTCACCTGCGGCAAGAGCCGGTCTCGAG
Coding sequences within it:
- the coaE gene encoding dephospho-CoA kinase, which codes for MVVVGLTGGIGSGKSTVAAALAERGAVIVDSDQLARESMAQGGGAYAAVLARFGPEVAGPDGAIDRSRLAALVFADPAARAELEAIVHPVVRAGVAARVAAEAGTGRVVVVDVPLLAESPAARAGLEAIVVVDCPEDMAVARLVDQRGMTEADARARVAAQATRAERRAIADFVVDNSAGRDDLGREIERLWTWIESRRSG